TCGGGCAATTTGTAAACCCGGGGTGCTAACTTCCCTTGATTTTTATAGATAAACTCTATTGCCAGAGCCTGGTTGGCAAAAGACAAATCCATTACCATTGCTGGATGTCCTTCAGCTGCAGAAAGGTTTACGAGTCTGCCTTCGGCAAGAAGAATCACCCGTTTACCATTGGTCAGTGTGTGTTCAACGCAAAACTGCCTTAACTCTCGCTTCTTTTTAGTAATCTTGTCCAGGGCACGGCGATTGATTTCAACATCGAAGTGGCCCGCATTACAGATGATTGCACCATCTTTCATTTTCAGGATGTGGGCTCGGTCTATAACATTAATGTCGCCCGTAACGGTAACAAAAACATCGCCAAGTGGCGCCGCATCTATTAGTCGCATAACCCGGTGTCCGTCCATTCGTGCTTCAAGCGCCCGAATCGGGTCAACCTCGGTCACAATCACCTCAGCACCTATCCCACGCGCCTTTGCTGCTAAACCGCGGCCACACCAACCATAGCCACAAACAACAACCGTGGCACCGGCAAACAGTATATTGGTCGCTCTTAATATACCATCGAGCGTTGACTGCCCGGTTCCGTAACGGTTGTCGAACATAAATTTCGTATAGGAGTCGTTCACCGCAATTATCGGGTAACGCAACACCCCGGCTTTTTCCATACTGCGCAACCGGATAACACCGGTGGTCGTTTCTTCGGTACCGCCTAATACTCCTTGGACCATCTTACCGCCCTTTTTGTGCAATGTGGAAACCAAATCGGCACCATCATCGGTGGTGATATGCGGTTGATGGGCAAGCGCTTGCTCGATATGACGGTAATAACTCTTTCGGTCTTCACCTTTAATGGCAAAAACCGGTATCCCCTCTTCTACTAAGGCGCTCGCCACTTCGTCCTGAGTGGAGAGTGGGTTTGAGGCACAGAGCCGAACACGAGCACCTCCGGCCGTTAATGTGCGAACAAGGTTGGCGGTTTCCGAAGTCACATGTAAACAGCAACTTATCCGAACATTTTTAAGTGGTTTCTCACGGATAAATCGTTCTTTCACCAGAGATAGAACGGGCATAAACTTTGCTGCCCACTCAATTTTATTCCTGCCTTTTGAAGCGAGGGTCAAATCTCGCACATCATACTCAATCCCTTTTGATTTCATTCTAACTCCTTTTTACAAACCAATCTCCGCCCGTATCTCAGCCACCTTATCGGTCTTTTCCCAGGTAAAAAACTCCAGTTTTTTACCCGACAGTTTGTCTTTCGCAACTCGTGGTTTCCGGCCAAAATGGCCAAACACCGCGGTTGGCTGATAAATTGGACTGCGTAACTTCAGGTGTTCAATCATACCCTTGGGTGTAAGGGGGAAAATTTTCCGTACCACCTCCTGAACTTTCGTTTCAGGTACGCGGCCGGTTCCCATCATATCAACTGAAATGTCCACCGGGTCGGGTTTACCGATAACATACGCCAGCCTGATTTCTACTTCTTCACAAACGCGAGCGGCAACTAAATTTTTAGCGATATAACGAGCCATATACGCTGCGGACCGGTCCACCTTGGTTGGGTCTTTACCGGAAAATGCGCCACCACCATGTCTTGCCCAACCACCATAAGTGTCAACGATGATTTTTCTGCCGGTCATTCCGGTGTCCGATTGTGGACCCCCGACCACAAACTTGCCGGTCTCATTGACATAGAATTTGGTCCTGTGGTCCAGATACTCCTTGGGTAAAATCGGTTTTGCCACGACATCAATAATTTCTGCCCGGGCTTTTTGGGTAATTTTTGTGCCGGTAGGGTTAAGGATTGTTTCGTCGTGATGAGCGGCAAGGACAACGCTGTCAATTCGTCGCGGCACGCCATCTTCGTACTCAACTGTTACCTGTGCCTTTCCATCGGGCCGCAGATAAGGAAGAATGTTTTTCTTTCGCACCTCAGCCAGCCGTTCTACAAGGCGATGGGCAAGAACAATGGGTAAGGGCATAAGTTCCTCGGTCTGACGGCAGGCATACCCAATCATCATCCCCTGGTCCCCGGCACCACCAACGTCAACTCCTTGCGCAATATCCGGCGACTGCCGGCCGATTACATTCAGTATCGCACAACTGTCCGCATTTAAACCACACCTGGAATCAACATAACCAATTTCTCTAAGAACCCGACGCACCAGTTGTTCCAAATCCACCCAGGCGGTTGTGGTAATTTCACCGCCAACCATAACCATTCCCACGGTTACAAATGTCTCACATGCTACACGGCCTTTCGGGTCTTGTCTTAAAACCTCATCTAATACTGCGTCCGAAATCTGGTCGCACAACTTGTCCGGGTGTCCTTCGGCAACCGATTCCGATGTAAACCTAAAATTTCTTTTCAAGTTGCACTCCTTTCTTTGAATTTCCATTTAAGCCTAATGTTTATCTTTTAACAGGTCAAGCAACAGCGGCGCCAGTTTATCGGCAACTTCATCGGCGCTTGTAAATTCAAGCCAATGGGCATCTTTAAGTCCTCGAAACCAGGTTAACTGACGTCGAGCATACTCCTTGGTTTTTCTCTTTGCTGTAGAAATCGCTTCTTCCAAACTCAGTTCGCCATCAAGATAGCGCAGGAGTTCTGCATAGCCATAGGCGTTGGTGATGTAACTACTCTGATTTAATCCCAGCTCTTTGAGCTGTCGCACCTCATCAAGCAATCCATTTGCCATCATCTGGTCAAAACGCTTATCAATTAGCGCATGAAGCCGCTTTCGCTCCATATTGAGAACAGCATAGACCGGAACAAATTCCGTTTTCTTTTTTCTTTCGGCAGTGAGTTCAGAGAAACGTTTCCCGGTTAACTCATATATCTCCAGCGCCCGAATTATCCGTTGCCGGTCATTGGGATGAAGTTGTTTTGCACGCTCCGGGTCAACTTCCATTAGTTTACGATAAAGCTCTGTAACTGGTAATGCACTGAGTTGACTCCGAAGATCCGGCCTATGCGCCGGTGCATCAAAGAAGGGTTGAAAGAGGGCTCGCAGGTAAAAACCGCTTCCGCCGACAATGATAAAATTGCGCCCTTCGGCATTTAGCCGGTGCATCACCATCAACGCGTCCCGGGCAAAATCTGCTGCGGAATACAACCGATTGGGTTCAACGCAGTCAATCAAATGAAATTTTATCTCCTGCCGTAGTTCAACCGAAGGTTTTGCCGTCCCGATATCAAGGTGCCGATAGACCTGCCTCGAGTCGGCAGAGATTATCTCAACGCCATACCTCCGTGCCAGAATTACCGCGACATCGGTCTTCCCCACTCCTGTAGGTCCAGTTAAAACAAGCACCCTCAAATTCTGCCGAACCTCCGGTCCAGGTCTTCAAGGGTAATCTTAATAATCACTGGCCTGCCATGGGGACAGAAGTAAGGTTCCCGGCAGGCAAAAAGCCGGTTAATCAGTGATACCATCTCCTCTTGCGTGAGACGCTGCCCGGCTTTGACCGCGCCTTTACAGGCAAAAAGTTTTGCCAGTTCTCGTTCGACGGTCGCTTTTTCTAAACTGGTTTTAACCAGTTCCGCAAAGAACTCTCTGATTTCGCCTTTACCCATATACGAACCTGCCGGGACACTTTCAACAACAACGGTACGGCCGCTGAAAACTTTTGTTTCCATCCCCATCTGGCGGAGTTTTACCTTGATTCTATCGTATGCTTCAAACTCCTCGGCGCTCAGGTCAAGGGTTACGGGAAAAAGTAACCCCTGAGGTTTTGCCTCCTGCTGACGGTGCAGGAGCTCTTCATAAATTATCCGTTCATGTGCTGCGTGTTGGTCAACGATTACATAACCTGATGCTACCTGAGCGAAGATGTAACTGTTGTGCAATTGCCAAAATTCTCCCGGCATTTCGCCATCCTGGATAATTCGTTCCTGAACAAACAGGCCGGTGTCCTCTATTTGTGACCGGCGCTGAATTCCCAGACCTTTCCGGACCGCTTCTGAAACAAAATCAAACAGGAAGCGTTCATCGGCAAACCTGACTTCCTGCTTTGTTGGATGGATATTAACATCCAGCCGTGATGGCTCGGTCTGGATGAAGACGACAAAATTGGGATGGCCACCGGAAGGCATAGGTCCGTACCCGTCGTAAACTGCCCTTGTCACTACCTGGTTGCGCACCGGACGGCGGTTGAAAAACACCACCTGGACGTCAGAAAATCCCTTTACCTGAGTGGGGTCAGAAAAAAATCCGTGAAGGCTTAACACAGGATTGTCAACTTGAAATTCAACCAGCCCTTCGACTGTTTTCCGGTCAAACAATCCCAGCAGCCGTTCCCGATATGAACCGACCGGTGGCAGATTTACCACCAGGCGTTCGTTGTTTATCAATTCAAATCCTATCTCAGGAAAAACTATCGCATAATTGCGAAACGCTTCCGCTACCATTCGGAACTCGTAATTTTCTGATTTCAAAAATGCCCGTCGTACCGGCAGGTTAAAAAACAGAGCCTTAACAGTTACCGTTGTACCTTGAGGGTGGGCAACTTCAGCAAGTTCTTTTATTTCGCCACCTTCTATTTCTAATCGCGTTCCAGCTTGCGTTTCATCGGTGTTGGTCTCGATTGTCATCCGGCTGACTGCGGCGATTGATGCCAGTGCTTCACCGCGAAAGCCGTAACTCTGAATTCTGGTGAGGTCGTCAACCGAACTCAGTTTGCTGGTAGCGTATCTTGCCACCGCCTGTCGGACATCGTCTCGGTTCATCCCGATTCCATCGTCGGTGACCCGAATCAAATTTTTTCCACCGGCTTTTATCTCTAACCGAATTCGTTTCGCCCCGGCATCAATGGAATTTTCGATTAATTCTTTAACCACCGATGCGGGTCGAACAATCACTTCCCCTGCTGCAATTCGGCGCACAACCTCTTCGGGAAGCGGTAAAACTGGCTTTCTATGCATTGCCCTTCAGGTATTTAGCAAACTCAATCAACATCCCATCCTCGGCGGCTAAAACCGTACATCCGGTTCGTTCACTTAACTCCCGAGCCAATTTCCAGGGCCGAGCACGAATCATTGTCATCCCGAAATGAGTCATTATTGAAAGTTTCGGCTTCATTGCCTTTATCAACTCTTCCACTTCAGGAAAATGTAGGTGGTCGAGGTTTGATGGTGTGTAACGAACAACATTATAGATTACCACATCGGCGCGGTAAAACTCAGCCAATTCGGGAAAGTACGCGGTATCAGCGATATAAGAGATGCTCATCACATCAGTTTTAAACTTAAATCCGTAAACCTCGCAGCGATGACGGTGCCTTACCGGGCAGGTAAACGATATCGGGCCAATTTGATATTGTGCTCCTTCTTGCAGAACTACGACCGCTTCAAGAAAACTCCGCAAATAACGCAGAACTACCGGGTCATCTCCTTCCAGGGCGTCCTCAGGGGCAAAAAGTTTTCCGCGCGGTTCGGTTCCACCCAGTGTCATTGCCTCGATTAGTACATTGACATCCGCCGCATGGTCAAGATGGCGATGGGACAAAAGAATAGCGGCAAGTCGTGTGGGGTTCAGTTTATGCCGGCTACTCGTGGCTCGTACCAGAGCGCCGGGACCAGGGTCAACAATAAACTGGGTGTCCTGGAGGTTAAACCAGATACCGCCTGAGGCACGCACCTGCTTGGCAATGACGATTCGCGCGCCACCTGAACCCAGAAAGATTAAACTGTCCGGTCGGGGCTGATTTTCCATTCATATTGAGCATAAGGCGGCATAGAAAATTGTCAACTTCAATCGCGGTAAAGTTAAATTCTATACCAGCTTTGTACCATTGATTACCAGTTCAAACTGGCATTTGAGGAAATCGGCGGCACGTCGGGAGATGAGCATTCGGCTGAGGAAAATTTCAAAATATTCCATTACCGGTGCAATTCCCGTATCAACATTTAAGTCGAAAATAATTCGGTGTTGAGTACTGTCAACACTGAGCGTTGATTTTCTTACCGCATAATTTACCCGGTCGTGGATATCAAACTTTATCAGCGCTGGATTCCGCACCCGGCTACGGTGAACATCTGACTTATCGGCAAGAATCAGGGCAGCCGCTATCTCAGAGATAGGATTGCCGCCTTCTTCGTGATGGTTGCCAATCGCTGCCATTATCTGAGAAACTTCGCCAAATTCCATTCCAAGCCGGACCAGTATTTCCCGTGCCAAAAGGGCGCTGGTGCGCTCATGCGCCTCCCGATTCACAACATTCCCAATATCATGGAGATAACCAGCGATGGCACTTAACTCCGCCACTCTTTCATCGTAGCCCAATTGAATAAGAATCCGACGACTGTTTTTCGCCACAAGCCGAGCATGGCGATGTCCGTGTTCCGTATAGCCCAAAACCGCCAGCTGCCGGTCGGCTTCGGCGATTAGAGCTTGTGCCTCAGGGTCTTTTTTTACCTCACGTAAACAAATCATACCCCATTTATCTGAACCGGATACGCAAAAGTCGAGTCGTGCTCAATCAGTCAGGTTGCCGCTCCGTTGCAACCTGTTCGTTCGCAAGAACCTGTTTGAGGTAGGCTTCGTAATCAGAGAGTAATCTTTCGTCCCCTACCATCTGCGCCTTCCAGCGAATCGCCACTTCATTTACTCCGAAAGTTTTGTCAAGAAAAACCTGCAACTTGGCACCAGTGGGATAGTTTTTGTCCTCAATAATGATTCCGCTCGTCGAGACATTGTCCCCACAGACATTGTAAACTTCAACCGCTTTCTCCGGATTGTAGTCCCACACCTGAGGACCTCGCACCGCCCGTTTGTACATCAGGAATTCGATTAAGTCATTGGCAATCGATATCATCAATGCGTAGTCGATCGTAGGGTCGGCACCGGCAACATAATTTTTGATTGGCAGATGGAGGGCAAGGCCGCACTCGCCTCGACCTTCACCAACGAAAATCCGGGTTGGGTCGATGTACTCGCGCAACTCTAATGACTGGATGTACAGCACTCTTATAAATTATAAGATTTAAACCCGCTCGGTCAAGTTGTGCATTCGATTATTTTTACTCACCAAACAAGCGCCGGTAAAACGAAATAAGGAATGGGTTTTTTTCTTCAGCCCGGGCTGCTGACAGTGCAGTTCTAACATCATCATCAAGCATCTGCGCCAATGTTGCGACGGTGCACAACCGGACAAATGGGTCGTAATGCCTGAGATAGCCTGTAATTTTTTGCCGGCAGCGGTTTTTTACCTCTTCATCTAAAAGGGTGTCATGTTTTGATACAATCTGTCCGGCTGCTCTTATTCCATGTCCCAGCGCGGGTGGAGATAACCGGTCAAGGTAACTGAGAATCGAATCAAGGCTCACCACTCCCAGAGATACCAGCGATGCCTCGGCCGCGCTTCGAACCGTAAAAAATCTGTCGCTCAGCGCTTCAATTAAACTCGGAATTACCACTGGATTCTTCAGTTTGCCGCAAGCCTCTGCGGTAACAATTCTGGACAGTTCAAAGGTATCTTTTAGCAAATAAAGAATCTGGGGAACGACTGTGGAATCACCGATACTTCCCAGTGCGTAAACACCGCGCCTTGGAGTAATCCGGCCTTCTTTAAGCGCCAAAAGGATTGAATCAACTACATCCCGGGCACTTTTACCCATTTCACCAAGCCAATAAGCCGAGTTCTGCCGGGCAAGAAACCTTTCGTCTCTCAATCCTTTCAGGAGATAAGGTTTGGCGGTGTCAGGAAGTGCTTTGACCAGTGCCAGTACCGCTTCGGACTCCAGACCGTCCTTTGTGTCCAGTTTGTGATTGTAGATATACTCCATTGCCTTGCCTCCCAGGCGAATAAGTTCCTTACGTGCCCGCAACACCTTTTTTCGTGCATTGCCCACTGCCCAGATTGATGCTGTTTTGAACACACTTTCCACCGGAGCGGTAATTACCGAATCGATACTGGCTTCCGATGTGTCAACATTGGGCTCGTAGTCAATTACCGTAGCCGGACGATCAAGGTCAATTCCTGACCCATAAGTTCCTTTTGTCCAGGAACTCTGGTTTTCAGCAATGTTCTTTGCCGGGTACTGGTCTTTGCCAGCAAAGTCAAGAAATACACCAATACCTCCGAATCCCCTTGCCCAGTTGGAACTACCCTGAGCAATTAACGATTCCGAGGTCATATACCAATCCTGTCCATCGGCATCAAGGAAAAGTCCAACGGAATTTGTTAAACCGATACCCTGGCCTCCTGATGCGTAATAGCCATCATCGCCCTTGCGGTCAAAAAGCACCCCGACAGAAAGGTCGTGTCCTTCTCCTTGCGATGGACCAAGACGGGAAAAATAAGAGTCATTACCCTCTTCATCGATTAAAGCGCCGATTGAAAGATGAATCCCGGCACCCTGGGAATACTGAGCCGCAGTGTAGTGGTCAAAACCTTCCCGGTCGTAAAGCATTCCTAAGGAATACCAGTAACTTGTTCCCTGACCGAACACCTCGGCATTGTAAAAGTCATTGCCTTTAAAATCACAAAGAAAACCGATCCCACCGCTTGCGTCAGGCCGCACCCCAATCGCAAACCCTTGAGCAAAAGACCGATATTCTCGAGGTAGTAAGGGTTCATGTAAGTACCTTCCTCCAGAATAGTATAGGTCCTGACCACTTCCCTCAACAAGAAGCCCATAACCCCAGGTTCCAGCAAAACCCTGACCGTAACAGAAACATCGATAAGAGTCATTGCCCGCATTGTCGATTAAAAGCCCAACTCCATAGTGACCTGCCCCCTGAGCAAAGAAACCGGCATCATAAATATCGTGCCCTGAAACATCCCACAGTACTCCGGTGCCAAATATCGTTGAGCCCTGAGTGTAATGACGAGAGCGGTAAACATCGTCACCGGCAATATCGAATAAAAGGCCGCATCCGAAAAGTGAGGCACCCTGAGAAAAAAGTTTTTCTGTCTGGTAAATATCATTACCTTCAAGGTCAATGACTATCGAAAAAGGTTTATCCAGAATCCCTACTGTACCCCCAGCACGATTGAAATACCGATCGTAACCAGCCGGGTCAATGATAAGTGCCGCATCTTCTCGATACACATCATCGCCGATGGTCCCAATAATCACCTTTCCCCATCGGGTTTCAAACACAGTCGGGCTATTTCTCCAGGTGTCCTGACTGGTATTCATTTCTTTTAACAGCTCGATTGCCCGGGTTGTACCTATTGTTATGGTGATACCGGCTAAAGCAAGTGACCGGCGGTCAATCTTTCGGGCATAAGCTAACAGCGTTTCAGATTTCACTTGAATAGTAGTGTCGTAATCCTTTCCAAACTCCCGGTGGAGAATACCACTGAACCCTTTTTCCAGTGTGTCGTCCTCGTCCTTCCAGAATGCTGGTGCTTCGCCCAGTAAAATGTTAAGTTCTCGCTCCGGAATTTGGGCAACTGCTTGTTTTAAAAAACTATCCGCGACCTCAAAACTAACAAGAATTGTGTTAACTGCTCGGCTCAATCTATCGTCTTTTTCCTCGTAATTTTTAGATTTTTCCCGTCTTTTTATCGCGTAGCCAATTTTAACGGTATCGGCATTTGATAACCCTAAATCAATTGCCTTATACTGTTCGAAAATTATCCCGGTGGGCGATTTTGATAAACGTTCAATGCGTGCTGCACTACTTTCTACATAAGGCGCTACTT
The nucleotide sequence above comes from candidate division WOR-3 bacterium. Encoded proteins:
- a CDS encoding MBL fold metallo-hydrolase, with product MENQPRPDSLIFLGSGGARIVIAKQVRASGGIWFNLQDTQFIVDPGPGALVRATSSRHKLNPTRLAAILLSHRHLDHAADVNVLIEAMTLGGTEPRGKLFAPEDALEGDDPVVLRYLRSFLEAVVVLQEGAQYQIGPISFTCPVRHRHRCEVYGFKFKTDVMSISYIADTAYFPELAEFYRADVVIYNVVRYTPSNLDHLHFPEVEELIKAMKPKLSIMTHFGMTMIRARPWKLARELSERTGCTVLAAEDGMLIEFAKYLKGNA
- the mutL gene encoding DNA mismatch repair endonuclease MutL, yielding MHRKPVLPLPEEVVRRIAAGEVIVRPASVVKELIENSIDAGAKRIRLEIKAGGKNLIRVTDDGIGMNRDDVRQAVARYATSKLSSVDDLTRIQSYGFRGEALASIAAVSRMTIETNTDETQAGTRLEIEGGEIKELAEVAHPQGTTVTVKALFFNLPVRRAFLKSENYEFRMVAEAFRNYAIVFPEIGFELINNERLVVNLPPVGSYRERLLGLFDRKTVEGLVEFQVDNPVLSLHGFFSDPTQVKGFSDVQVVFFNRRPVRNQVVTRAVYDGYGPMPSGGHPNFVVFIQTEPSRLDVNIHPTKQEVRFADERFLFDFVSEAVRKGLGIQRRSQIEDTGLFVQERIIQDGEMPGEFWQLHNSYIFAQVASGYVIVDQHAAHERIIYEELLHRQQEAKPQGLLFPVTLDLSAEEFEAYDRIKVKLRQMGMETKVFSGRTVVVESVPAGSYMGKGEIREFFAELVKTSLEKATVERELAKLFACKGAVKAGQRLTQEEMVSLINRLFACREPYFCPHGRPVIIKITLEDLDRRFGRI
- a CDS encoding methionine adenosyltransferase encodes the protein MKRNFRFTSESVAEGHPDKLCDQISDAVLDEVLRQDPKGRVACETFVTVGMVMVGGEITTTAWVDLEQLVRRVLREIGYVDSRCGLNADSCAILNVIGRQSPDIAQGVDVGGAGDQGMMIGYACRQTEELMPLPIVLAHRLVERLAEVRKKNILPYLRPDGKAQVTVEYEDGVPRRIDSVVLAAHHDETILNPTGTKITQKARAEIIDVVAKPILPKEYLDHRTKFYVNETGKFVVGGPQSDTGMTGRKIIVDTYGGWARHGGGAFSGKDPTKVDRSAAYMARYIAKNLVAARVCEEVEIRLAYVIGKPDPVDISVDMMGTGRVPETKVQEVVRKIFPLTPKGMIEHLKLRSPIYQPTAVFGHFGRKPRVAKDKLSGKKLEFFTWEKTDKVAEIRAEIGL
- a CDS encoding HEAT repeat domain-containing protein, with translation MRQVSFLVLVLLGFVFGIGIKKVDSVDALFQNTLNQALEIQGMKKEELGFFKFWAVDSFFRLKIVDRLLSHPLEVAPYVESSAARIERLSKSPTGIIFEQYKAIDLGLSNADTVKIGYAIKRREKSKNYEEKDDRLSRAVNTILVSFEVADSFLKQAVAQIPERELNILLGEAPAFWKDEDDTLEKGFSGILHREFGKDYDTTIQVKSETLLAYARKIDRRSLALAGITITIGTTRAIELLKEMNTSQDTWRNSPTVFETRWGKVIIGTIGDDVYREDAALIIDPAGYDRYFNRAGGTVGILDKPFSIVIDLEGNDIYQTEKLFSQGASLFGCGLLFDIAGDDVYRSRHYTQGSTIFGTGVLWDVSGHDIYDAGFFAQGAGHYGVGLLIDNAGNDSYRCFCYGQGFAGTWGYGLLVEGSGQDLYYSGGRYLHEPLLPREYRSFAQGFAIGVRPDASGGIGFLCDFKGNDFYNAEVFGQGTSYWYSLGMLYDREGFDHYTAAQYSQGAGIHLSIGALIDEEGNDSYFSRLGPSQGEGHDLSVGVLFDRKGDDGYYASGGQGIGLTNSVGLFLDADGQDWYMTSESLIAQGSSNWARGFGGIGVFLDFAGKDQYPAKNIAENQSSWTKGTYGSGIDLDRPATVIDYEPNVDTSEASIDSVITAPVESVFKTASIWAVGNARKKVLRARKELIRLGGKAMEYIYNHKLDTKDGLESEAVLALVKALPDTAKPYLLKGLRDERFLARQNSAYWLGEMGKSARDVVDSILLALKEGRITPRRGVYALGSIGDSTVVPQILYLLKDTFELSRIVTAEACGKLKNPVVIPSLIEALSDRFFTVRSAAEASLVSLGVVSLDSILSYLDRLSPPALGHGIRAAGQIVSKHDTLLDEEVKNRCRQKITGYLRHYDPFVRLCTVATLAQMLDDDVRTALSAARAEEKNPFLISFYRRLFGE
- the miaA gene encoding tRNA (adenosine(37)-N6)-dimethylallyltransferase MiaA: MRVLVLTGPTGVGKTDVAVILARRYGVEIISADSRQVYRHLDIGTAKPSVELRQEIKFHLIDCVEPNRLYSAADFARDALMVMHRLNAEGRNFIIVGGSGFYLRALFQPFFDAPAHRPDLRSQLSALPVTELYRKLMEVDPERAKQLHPNDRQRIIRALEIYELTGKRFSELTAERKKKTEFVPVYAVLNMERKRLHALIDKRFDQMMANGLLDEVRQLKELGLNQSSYITNAYGYAELLRYLDGELSLEEAISTAKRKTKEYARRQLTWFRGLKDAHWLEFTSADEVADKLAPLLLDLLKDKH
- a CDS encoding HD domain-containing protein; protein product: MICLREVKKDPEAQALIAEADRQLAVLGYTEHGHRHARLVAKNSRRILIQLGYDERVAELSAIAGYLHDIGNVVNREAHERTSALLAREILVRLGMEFGEVSQIMAAIGNHHEEGGNPISEIAAALILADKSDVHRSRVRNPALIKFDIHDRVNYAVRKSTLSVDSTQHRIIFDLNVDTGIAPVMEYFEIFLSRMLISRRAADFLKCQFELVINGTKLV
- a CDS encoding adenosylhomocysteinase, translating into MEYDVRDLTLASKGRNKIEWAAKFMPVLSLVKERFIREKPLKNVRISCCLHVTSETANLVRTLTAGGARVRLCASNPLSTQDEVASALVEEGIPVFAIKGEDRKSYYRHIEQALAHQPHITTDDGADLVSTLHKKGGKMVQGVLGGTEETTTGVIRLRSMEKAGVLRYPIIAVNDSYTKFMFDNRYGTGQSTLDGILRATNILFAGATVVVCGYGWCGRGLAAKARGIGAEVIVTEVDPIRALEARMDGHRVMRLIDAAPLGDVFVTVTGDINVIDRAHILKMKDGAIICNAGHFDVEINRRALDKITKKKRELRQFCVEHTLTNGKRVILLAEGRLVNLSAAEGHPAMVMDLSFANQALAIEFIYKNQGKLAPRVYKLPEDLDRKIAELKLKTMGIKIDRLTREQKEYIASWQEGT